A stretch of Trichoplusia ni isolate ovarian cell line Hi5 chromosome 19 unlocalized genomic scaffold, tn1 tig00001014_group18, whole genome shotgun sequence DNA encodes these proteins:
- the LOC113506555 gene encoding 40S ribosomal protein S17 — translation MGRVRTKTVKKAAKIIIEKYYTRLTLDFDTNKRICEEIAIIPTKPLRNKIAGFATHLMRRLRHSQVRGISIKLQEEERERRDNYVPEVSALEHDIIEVDPDTKDMLKMLDFNNINGLQLTQPATQGGYGGRRN, via the exons atg GGTCGTGTACGAACAAAAACCGTCAAGAAGGCGGCTAAGATTATCATTGAAAAGTACTACACTAGACTGACTCTGGACTTCGACACCAACAAAAGAATATGTGAGGAAATCGCTATCATTCCTACCAAGCCCCTCCGTAACAAAATCGCTGG gtttgcTACCCATTTGATGAGGCGTCTCAGACACTCCCAGGTCAGAGGAATCTCCATCAAGCTTCAAGAGGAAGAACGTGAAAGGCGTGACAACTATGTGCCTGAGGTCTCTGCCCTTGAGCATGACATCATTGAAGTTGACCCAGACACCAAGGACATGTTGAAGATGCTCGACTTCAACAACATCAATGGTCTGCAGTTGACGCAGCCTGCCACACAAGGCGGCTATGGTGGCAGACGTAATtaa
- the LOC113506552 gene encoding LOW QUALITY PROTEIN: ubiquitin carboxyl-terminal hydrolase 3-like (The sequence of the model RefSeq protein was modified relative to this genomic sequence to represent the inferred CDS: inserted 1 base in 1 codon) → MECTHLLDNVKVDDFNVEDTTITKNFNCSECAVEDQNWLCLQCGVVNCGRYINGHAKLHAETLDHQLCMSCDVYSVYCYKCDDYVSNDLEYNPIEKIRQSIMQLRRQHDIQTNGNIEQSEDNSKDGSEGGNSSVSNTSFIEKPLSNGSGDDSRPAQSMPMISFGDLPTLESSENKPSKSIKNAEEPVRSLRPRSRKRTHSDDSSSTENNTTQVPRSKEKKSSPCNGKTLREKKIVGLKNLGNTCFMNAVLQSLNNIQEFSCYFSQLPSXEIKTNGRKVYHSRSYTRQEMHDVVMAEELRKVLINLNSGCGSKGAISPECLFLVIWKVVPRFRGYQQQDAHEFLRYMLDRLHTELQQLLPGERAASASIVTAVFGGTLQSEVRCLACGTDSKKFDPFLDLSLELPETGRHDAPVSLTDCLASFVQVEELADTERYFCSSCKCKQKSTKQFWIRRLPNVLCLHLKRFRWHNYFRTKVDTSISFPLRSLDMSGFVLSNVPDTRRSGLGNNLYDLAAVIVHHGSGAGSGHYTAFAINEEQWFHFNDQTVRAAEAAAVAGCKPYILFYIRRELNLPRAQPT, encoded by the exons ATGGAATGTACACATTTATTAGATAACGTCAAGGTGGATGATTTCAACGTTGAGGACACGACGATCACAAAGAACTTCAATTGTTCAG aatgCGCAGTAGAAGATCAGAACTGGTTGTGCCTGCAATGCGGGGTAGTGAACTGTGGCCGATATATCAATGGGCATGCGAAGCTGCATGCTGAAACTCTTGATCACCAGCTTTGTATGAGCTGTGATGTATATTCCGTTTACTG TTACAAATGTGATGACTATGTATCAAATGATTTGGAATATAACCCAATAGAAAAAATAAGGCAAAGTATTATGCAACTAAGGAGGCAACATGACATACAAACAAATGGTAATATAGAACAAAGTGAAGATAATAGCAAGGATGGCAGTGAGGGTGGTAACAGCAGTGTCTCAAACActtcttttattgaaaaaccCTTGTCCAATGGCAGCGGTGATGATTCAAGACCTGCTCAAAGTATGCCCATGATATCATTTGGTGATTTACCCACACTTGAATCCAGTGAAAATAAGCCTTCAAAAAGTATTAAG AATGCAGAGGAACCAGTACGTAGTCTAAGGCCTCGTTCTCGTAAGAGAACACATTCGGACGACAGCAGCTCCACCGAGAACAACACAACACAAGTACCTAGAAGTAAAGAAAAGAAATCATCACCATGTAACGGCAAAACTCTACgggaaaagaaaattgtaggATTAAAGAATTTAGGCAATACATGTTTCATGAATGCAGTACTACAAAGTCTTAATAATATACAGGAGTTTAGTTGCTATTTTAGTCAGCTGCCAT TAGAAATTAAGACAAACGGACGGAAGGTGTATCATTCAAGAAGTTATACACGGCAGGAAATGCATGATGTTGTTATGGCTGAGGAACTGAGAAAG gTGTTAATAAACCTGAACAGCGGGTGCGGTTCCAAGGGAGCTATATCTCCGGAATGCTTATTCCTTGTCATTTGGAAGGTGGTGCCTCGGTTCAGAGGGTACCAACAGCAGGATGCACATGAATTCTTGCGTTATATGTTAGACAG ACTGCACACGGAGTTGCAGCAGCTGCTGCCGGGCGAGCGCGCCGCCTCCGCCTCCATCGTCACGGCCGTGTTCGGCGGCACGCTGCAGAGCGAG GTTCGGTGTCTGGCGTGTGGTACGGACAGCAAGAAGTTTGATCCGTTCCTGGATCTATCTTTAGAACTACCGGAGACAGGACGACATGACGCACCTGTTTCCCTTACCGACTGCTTGGCTAGCTTCGTACAG GTTGAAGAGTTAGCAGACACGGAACGCTACTTTTGCAGCAGTTGTAAATGCAAACAGAAGTCGACAAAACAATTCTGGATACGACGACTTCCGAACGTACTTTGTTTACACCTCAAGAGATTCCGGTGGCATAATTACTTTAG GACTAAGGTGGACACGAGCATATCGTTCCCGCTGCGCTCGCTGGACATGTCGGGCTTCGTGCTCAGCAACGTGCCCGACACGCGCCGCTCGGGGCTCGGGAACAACCTGTACGACCTCGCCGCGGTCATCGTGCATCATGGATCCGG GGCTGGTTCGGGTCATTACACCGCTTTCGCGATCAACGAGGAGCAGTGGTTCCACTTCAACGACCAGACGGTCCGcgcggcggaggcggcggcCGTGGCGGGCTGCAAGCCCTACATCCTGTTCTACATCCGCCGCGAGCTCAACCTGCCGCGCGCGCAGCCCACGTGA
- the LOC113506553 gene encoding 46 kDa FK506-binding nuclear protein-like, producing the protein MFWGLIMEPNKRYTQVVEKPFHISQAAMDISTGDTDPCQVMVVVDGKNFLVCTLQKGRIIQVPLDLYFKTGDNVSFLTNGKCNVHLTGYLDPEYEDELEEEEDDEDEDEEIEEDEEPPAPKNKRKLENSNDVAANKKAKSEKKAGKKAAAASSEDDDDDDDDQLQKFLDGEDIDTDENDDSFKINTTAEDDSDEDEEEDDDDEDDEDEEEEETPKKKKKAASSESADTTLDTSKEEEVDVSKLTKSQKRRLKKKLQQQAKQPQVNGVAKKDEAQKAEAPQKAEKKKPEAKQEEEKREKKQLTGGVAIEDLKVGTGLAVKPGKVVTVYYEGRLKQNNKMFDNCVKGPGFKFRLGAKEVISGWDVGIAGMKVGGKRKIICPPAMAYGAKGSPPVIPPNSTLVFEVELKNIK; encoded by the exons ATGTTTTGGG GTTTGATCATGGAGCCGAACAAGCGGTACACCCAAGTGGTGGAGAAGCCGTTCCACATCTCACAGGCCGCCATGGACATCTCCACAGGTGATACTGATCCCTGTCAAGTGATGGTCGTGGTAGACGGCAAGAACTTCCTTGTATGCACATTACAGAAGGGCAGAATCATCCAGGTGCCCTTGGACCTATACTTCAAGACTGGAGACAATGTCTCCTTCTTGACAAATG gTAAATGTAATGTCCACTTGACTGGTTACTTGGACCCTGAGTATGAGGATGAGttggaagaagaagaagatgacGAAGACGAAGATGAAGAAATTGAAGAGGATGAGGAGCCCCCAGCACCTAAAAACAAGAGAAAGCTGGAGAACAGCAATGACGTAGCAGCTAATAAAAAGGCAAAG TCTGAAAAGAAAGCTGGCAAAAAGGCAGCTGCTGCCAGCtctgaagatgatgatgatgacgatgatgatcaGCTCCAGAAATTCCTAGATGGAGAGGACATTGACACTGATGAAAATGATGACTCATTCAAAATTAACACAACAGCTGAAGATGACAG TGACGAAGATGAGGAAGAAGACGACGACGATGAAGATGATGAggatgaagaagaagaagaaacaccaaagaagaagaagaaggcaGCGTCGTCAGAGTCAGCCGACACCACACTCGACACCAGCAAGGAGGAAGAGGTAGACGTGTCAAAACTCACCAAATCACAGAAGAGACGGCTCAAGAAAAAGCTGCAGCAGCAAGCAAAACAGCCCCAAGTGAATGGAGTTGCCAAG aaggATGAAGCTCAAAAGGCTGAAGCTCCTCAAAAGGCCGAAAAGAAGAAGCCTGAAGCAAAGCAAGAGGAGGAGAAAAGAGAAAAGAAGCAACTGACTGGGGGAGTTGCCATTGAAGACCTGAAGGTTGGCACTGGACTTGCTGTAAAACCCGGCAAAGTTGTCACG GTTTATTATGAAGGTCGCCTGAAGCAAAACAACAAGATGTTTGACAACTGCGTGAAGGGACCCGGCTTCAAGTTCCGACTGGGAGCCAAGGAGGTGATCAGTGGTTGGGATGTCGGCATTGCTGGCATGAAGGTCGGAGGCAAGAGGAAGATTATCTGCCCACCTGCGATGGc ttaCGGAGCCAAAGGTTCACCCCCAGTGATCCCACCAAACTCAACACTAGTATTTGAAGTTGAACTTAAGAATATCAAATAA
- the LOC113506554 gene encoding uncharacterized protein LOC113506554 has translation MCVRIWLEVGHACEPRRSATGRALALDWRVWVRGVSGHDISTFVHKVVFHLHPATAFVYPKRVLQEPPYEIQESGCASIDIPIHVYLKYSNRPKKIRLRYSLQIENNSKSNSESRCIYYDFENPSEQLCEALMSGGGEVVARAGAPDAGQKLVVLLSDGGEDPPAPAPTPVPAKLHKAKKYKFVEPVQCKHNAKKRKSYIFEEICSKCGHSIYVDFRKQLRSVAMTEDEINCVSQLYLSYTSYQKSVDALILPPMTDPIYRVPKLPKSLRKALKEVEEDYTML, from the exons ATGTGTGTTCGCATATGGCTAGAGGTGGGGCACGCTTGCGAACCGCGCCGCTCCGCCACTGGCCGCGCTCTGGCACTGGACTGGCGAGTGTGGGTGCGTGGCGTCAGCGGCCACGATATTAGCACCTTCGTACACAAAGTCGTTTTCCACTTGCACCCCGCCACAGCTTTCGTGTATCCCAAAAGAG TGCTCCAGGAGCCGCCATACGAAATCCAAGAGTCTGGCTGCGCCTCCATCGACATACCGATACATGTGTACCTGAAATACAGCAACAGGCCAAAGAAAATTCGTCTGAGATACAGTCTGCAGATCGAGAACAACAGCAAGAGCAACTCAGAGTCACGGTGCATTTACTACGACTTCGAGAACCCGTCGGAGCAGCTGTGCGAGGCACTCAtgagcggcggcggcgaggtGGTGGCCCGCGCCGGCGCGCCCGACGCCGGCCAGAAGCTGGTGGTGCTGCTGTCCGACGGCGGCGAAgacccgcccgcgcccgcgcccactCCCGTGCCGGCCAAGCTGCACAAGGCCAAGAAGTACAAGTTCGTCGAGCCCGTGCAGTGCAAGCACAACGCCAAGAAACGCAAGTCTTATATATTCGAAGAGATTTGCTCAAAATGTGGTCATTCCATTTACGTCGACTTCAGAAAACAACTACGCTCGGTGGCCATGACCGAGGACGAGATAAACTGCGTATCACAGTTGTATTTATCGTACACTAGTTATCAGAAGTCGGTGGATGCGTTAATTCTGCCGCCGATGACGGACCCGATATACAGAGTGCCCAAGTTACCCAAATCTTTGAGGAAAGCTCTAAAAGAAGTCGAAGAAGACTACACGATGCTATGA
- the LOC113506551 gene encoding uncharacterized protein LOC113506551: MNNERLQQIEDNYKINSKARERWRKNHENRFHSTNTATDTDNHLINQLYSDVAGNHVEDNDLINRQINCFTIINKHFVNSDTSSEEEFADVEIITSNDIIMEPNNKEVMTDLDKETRTIWIYSFKNKHLLSEDDYELTNIGGRELCSSTSSSIETDEELTKDKSTNVRRIGSPIPPAYIPRLNLAPTLSTVTEVSEPIMKQASSNGSNKSSKFQKPKNGWFLNESDKLDSGRSVSKRERALTSSIGWRYRHARDAEDQKNEEDRWEDTVLNLESPKLVNVSAEENKRLMNHHKTNLLGYKSMWMSM; this comes from the coding sequence ATGAACAACGAGAGGCTTCAGCAAATAGAAGACAACTATAAGATAAACAGTAAGGCTAGAGAAAGGTGGCGCAAAAATCATGAGAACCGATTCCATTCTACAAACACAGCTACCGACACAGATAAtcatttaatcaatcaattataTTCAGACGTCGCAGGAAATCATGTGGAGGATAACGATCTGATCAATCGCCAAATTAACTGTTTCACCattatcaataaacatttcGTTAATTCTGACACATCATCAGAGGAAGAGTTCGCAGACGTCGAAATTATAACTTCCAACGATATTATAATGGAACCTAATAATAAAGAGGTAATGACCGATTTAGATAAAGAGACTCGAACTATTTggatttattcatttaaaaataaacatttactatCAGAAGATGATTATGAACTCACCAACATAGGAGGCAGAGAACTCTGTAGTTCTACATCCAGTTCCATAGAAACAGATGAAGAACTCACTAAAGATAAAAGCACTAATGTTCGCCGAATAGGATCACCCATTCCCCCCGCTTACATACCTCGGCTCAACTTAGCTCCGACGCTATCCACCGTTACAGAAGTATCTGAACCCATCATGAAACAAGCATCTTCGAATGGATCAAATAAGTCATCGAAGTTTCAAAAACCCAAAAATGGATGGTTTTTAAACGAAAGTGACAAATTAGATAGTGGAAGGTCAGTTAGTAAACGTGAGAGAGCACTAACATCGTCAATTGGATGGCGCTATCGCCACGCGAGAGACGCCGAAGACCAAAAAAACGAAGAAGACAGATGGGAAGACACAGTCCTGAATTTAGAATCTCCCAAATTGGTGAACGTATCAGCTGAGGAAAACAAAAGGCTGATGAATCACCACAAGACAAACCTTTTAGGTTACAAGTCGATGTGGATGTCCATGTAA